Within Bacteroidota bacterium, the genomic segment TTATCATGCCATTTTCAATGGTAAAAATATCAATATTTGTAAATGAAATATTTTTATTGGTTGGCTCGATATCAAATAAATTTCCAGTGTGCTTTCCTTTAAAATTAGAAAGTACTACAACTTTATTTTCGCAATTTAATACTTGTTGAATTTCAATTTTAAAATCAGACATAGCATCAAAATAAGTTTGACCGATCTCTTTAAAATATTCCAACCCTTTCTTGTTTGAAGTAAAAGCCGGATCAGGTGTATGCTCTACTATATTTTCATGCATATATTGATCGAATTGATCAACTTTTCCAGCTTCAAATAATTTGAATGCTTTTGTTACAATTTCTACATTTTTTTCCATGTTAATTATTTTTTTAATTAATTTATTAGTTGTTTTACTTAGCATGAAATTAGTAATAATTATTTGTTTTTAAAAGCCTGCCCCAAATGTGGCAATAACAACATTTATAGTGGTTTAACACCATATTAGTATTGATATATCCCTTTATTAAATGTTTGAAACAAAAAATCCTTTTGTTAAAAGCGCATTGAGAAATTAAGAATGTATTTTATTTCACTTTTGACCTTCTAACCCTCCCTTAAATCAGTCTGTTTAATCAGTCTGTTTATATTTCGTGAAACTGAATTGGCTTTTCAGGTTCGGAAGAAATATAATAGGTGGCCTGAATGCCAAAACGAAATTCATTTTTACAATATCGGAAATGAGGTCATAGCATTTTCTGAAAAATTATTTATAGAAATAATGTAAAATGAAAACTAAAAAAATAAAAAGAAGAGGCTTCATATACCTACTTTCAAAGAAATAGCAGAGAAGAATCCTGAGAAAATAAAAGAATTAAAAACTGTGATAATTAATTTAAAACAGCTCTATTTGAGCAGGAGCAAACTCTTTTGGGAGCTCGTTTGTGCTAAAGTTAGCCTGAATTTATAAACCTTCAAATGTTCAATATTCATAAAACCGATGTATTCATTGGGAACTGTCTCCAAGCTAGGTCTTTATTGCCAGTTGTTCGTGTTTGGCAGTAAGCACATATTAAACCCAAAACAAAGTGCATTTTTTCTAATAAAGTATTGAAAATAAATATTTTACGTTTTGATTTGCAAATAGGCTTTACTTATATTGCATCCACCGCATTAAATATTTGTCATAAACTTCGTAATAAGGGTTTTCTACTGCGGAGTTATAAAAAACAAGTTCTTTTTTGAGCAGGGCATCTAATCCTCTTTTTACTAAGGCAGGGGTTCCTAATTTATAGTTTGCAATAAATTCTTTAGCCTGTGGCTGATGCACTTTTTCTTGTTTTGCAATTGCAAGCAATATGTTCCATTGTGAAATTGTCAACAGATTCTTATATTGAAAAAAAGTATTCTCATTGAGCTTTAATATAGAAAGGGCTGTTTCATGCGCATCTTCCAAGGTGTTGTTTTGCTTGTTTTTCGCAAAAAGCATAAAACAAAAATACTGTGTGTAAAAGGTATGCAGCTTTGTGAATTCACATATAAAATCAATGCAATCTACATCAATATTTCGATTGTTTTCTTTAAACTTTTGATCAATAAATTC encodes:
- a CDS encoding ester cyclase, whose product is MEKNVEIVTKAFKLFEAGKVDQFDQYMHENIVEHTPDPAFTSNKKGLEYFKEIGQTYFDAMSDFKIEIQQVLNCENKVVVLSNFKGKHTGNLFDIEPTNKNISFTNIDIFTIENGMITEHWGVGDNLGMLMQMGVITEKELSSH